From a single Micromonospora pallida genomic region:
- the hisD gene encoding histidinol dehydrogenase: MLNRIDLRGSDTDPRRLLPRAQLDVSVAVERIRPLVEAVREHGYSAIREASERFDGVAPERLRVPTEAIAAAEGTLDPQVRAALLESIARARRVHDDQRRTDHTTRVVPGGTVTERWVPVDRVGLYVPGGLAMYPSTVVMNVVPAQAAGVRSLVVTSPPQRDNGGLPDQRVLAACALLGVDEVYAVGGAQAVAMLAYGSTTDADGATRCAPVDMITGPGNIWVTAAKRLLRGVVGIDAEAGPTEIAILADDTADPAHVAADLVSQAEHDPLAASVLVTPSVALADAVDRELTRQVAATKHVERVTTALTGEQSGIVLVDDLEAGLRVVDAYAAEHLEIQTADAREWALRVRNAGAVFVGAWSPVSLGDYCAGSNHVLPTGGCARHSSGLSVQSFLRGIHLVEYTREALREVAGHVVTLANVEDLPAHGQAVRARFPGEALS; this comes from the coding sequence GTGTTGAATCGGATCGACCTACGTGGGAGCGACACCGACCCGCGCCGGCTGCTGCCCCGTGCCCAGCTCGACGTCTCGGTGGCGGTCGAGCGGATCCGCCCGCTCGTCGAGGCGGTGCGGGAGCATGGCTACTCGGCGATCCGCGAGGCGAGCGAACGCTTCGACGGGGTCGCCCCGGAGCGGCTGCGGGTGCCGACCGAGGCCATCGCCGCCGCCGAGGGGACGCTCGACCCGCAGGTGCGTGCCGCGCTGCTGGAGTCGATCGCCCGGGCCCGTCGGGTGCACGACGACCAGCGCCGCACCGACCACACCACCCGGGTGGTGCCCGGCGGGACGGTCACCGAGCGCTGGGTGCCGGTCGACCGGGTGGGCCTCTACGTCCCCGGTGGCCTGGCGATGTACCCGTCGACCGTGGTGATGAACGTGGTCCCGGCGCAGGCGGCCGGGGTCCGCTCGCTGGTCGTGACCAGCCCGCCGCAGCGGGACAACGGCGGCCTGCCCGACCAGCGCGTGCTGGCCGCGTGCGCGCTGCTCGGCGTGGACGAGGTGTACGCCGTCGGCGGCGCGCAGGCGGTGGCGATGCTGGCGTACGGGTCGACCACCGACGCCGACGGGGCGACCCGCTGCGCGCCGGTCGACATGATCACCGGACCGGGCAACATCTGGGTCACCGCCGCGAAGCGGCTGCTGCGCGGGGTGGTCGGCATCGACGCCGAGGCCGGCCCGACCGAGATCGCCATCCTCGCCGACGACACCGCCGACCCGGCCCACGTCGCCGCCGACCTGGTCAGCCAGGCCGAGCACGACCCGCTGGCGGCGAGCGTGCTGGTCACCCCGTCGGTGGCGTTGGCCGATGCGGTGGACCGGGAGCTGACCCGCCAGGTGGCGGCCACCAAGCACGTCGAGCGGGTCACCACCGCGCTGACCGGCGAGCAGAGCGGAATCGTCCTCGTCGACGACCTCGAGGCCGGCCTGCGGGTGGTCGACGCGTACGCCGCCGAGCACCTGGAGATCCAGACCGCCGACGCCCGGGAGTGGGCGCTGCGGGTCCGCAACGCCGGGGCGGTCTTCGTCGGCGCCTGGTCGCCGGTGTCGCTCGGCGACTACTGCGCCGGCTCCAACCACGTGCTGCCCACCGGCGGCTGCGCCCGGCACTCCTCCGGCCTGTCGGTGCAGTCCTTCCTGCGCGGCATCCACCTGGTCGAGTACACCCGCGAGGCGCTGCGGGAGGTCGCCGGGCACGTGGTCACCCTCGCCAATGTGGAAGACCTGCCCGCGCACGGCCAGGCGGTGCGGGCCCGCTTCCCCGGCGAGGCCCTGTCGTGA
- a CDS encoding histidinol-phosphate transaminase, producing the protein MPVGTASADAPVRASLDDLPIRDDLRGLRPYGAPQLDVPVRLNTNENSHPVPEPVVEAIGKALAAELRDLNRYPDRDAVALRADLAGYLGHGLTVEHLWAANGSNEIQQQLLQAFGGPGRTALGFTPAYSMHPLLALGTGTGWQPARRGADFGLTVDDAVAQVREQRPDVVFLCSPNNPTGTALDPEVVAAVLDVAPGMVVVDEAYAEFARPGTVSALAVLPGHPRLVVTRTMSKAFGFAGGRLGYLAADPAVVAAVQLVRLPYHLSALTQAAARAALAHRDALLGTVASIKAQRDRIVTTLREWGMRVADSDANFVLFEVGGEQSVAWQALLDRGVLVRDVGLAGWLRVTAGTASETDAFLAALAETR; encoded by the coding sequence CTGCCGGTCGGCACCGCGTCCGCCGATGCGCCGGTCCGGGCCAGCCTGGACGACCTGCCGATCCGGGACGACCTGCGCGGTCTCCGCCCGTACGGCGCGCCGCAGCTCGACGTGCCGGTGCGACTGAACACGAACGAGAACTCCCACCCGGTGCCCGAGCCGGTGGTGGAGGCGATCGGCAAGGCCCTCGCGGCCGAGTTGCGTGACCTGAACCGCTACCCGGACCGGGACGCGGTGGCGCTCCGCGCCGACCTGGCCGGCTACCTGGGGCACGGGCTGACCGTCGAGCACCTCTGGGCGGCCAACGGCTCCAACGAGATCCAGCAGCAACTGCTCCAGGCGTTCGGCGGCCCGGGCCGGACGGCGCTGGGCTTCACGCCCGCGTACTCCATGCACCCGCTGCTGGCGCTGGGCACCGGCACCGGCTGGCAGCCGGCCCGGCGCGGCGCGGACTTCGGGCTGACCGTGGACGACGCGGTGGCCCAGGTCCGCGAGCAGCGTCCGGACGTGGTCTTCCTCTGCTCGCCGAACAACCCGACCGGCACCGCGCTCGATCCGGAGGTGGTGGCCGCCGTCCTGGACGTCGCGCCCGGCATGGTGGTGGTCGACGAGGCGTACGCCGAGTTCGCCCGCCCCGGCACGGTCAGCGCCCTGGCCGTGCTCCCCGGCCACCCGCGCCTGGTGGTGACCCGGACGATGAGCAAGGCGTTCGGTTTCGCCGGTGGGCGTCTCGGCTACCTGGCCGCCGACCCGGCCGTGGTGGCGGCGGTGCAGCTCGTGCGGCTGCCGTACCACCTCTCCGCGCTGACCCAGGCGGCCGCCCGCGCGGCGCTGGCCCACCGGGACGCCCTGCTCGGTACGGTGGCGTCGATCAAGGCCCAGCGGGACCGGATCGTCACCACGTTGCGGGAGTGGGGGATGCGGGTGGCCGACAGTGACGCGAACTTCGTCCTGTTCGAGGTCGGCGGGGAGCAGTCCGTGGCGTGGCAGGCGCTGCTGGACCGGGGTGTGCTGGTCCGGGACGTCGGCCTGGCCGGCTGGCTGCGGGTCACCGCCGGTACCGCGTCCGAGACCGACGCCTTCCTGGCCGCCCTGGCGGAGACCCGGTGA
- a CDS encoding YczE/YyaS/YitT family protein: MAPTGNARDRLARRLVQLYVGLTLYGVSMALMIESRLGLNPWDVFHQGLARRTGLSIGTVIILVGALVLLLWVPLRQRPGLGTVSNVLVIGLVVDASLALLPDVHPLAARGALLVAGILFNGLATALYLGARLGAGPRDGLMTGYVARHPGRSVRLVRTVIEVTVLSLGWLLGGTVGVGTVAYALAIGPLAQAFLPLVTVAPADSPARPLTEPV; encoded by the coding sequence ATGGCTCCGACAGGCAACGCCCGCGATCGACTGGCCCGACGGCTCGTCCAGCTCTACGTCGGTCTGACGCTCTACGGCGTCAGCATGGCCCTCATGATCGAGTCGCGGCTCGGCCTGAACCCGTGGGACGTCTTCCACCAGGGCCTGGCCCGGCGCACCGGGCTCTCCATCGGCACCGTCATCATCCTGGTCGGGGCGCTGGTGCTGCTGCTCTGGGTGCCGCTGCGGCAACGGCCCGGCCTCGGCACGGTGAGCAACGTCCTGGTCATCGGCCTGGTGGTCGACGCCAGCCTCGCGCTGCTGCCGGACGTACACCCGCTCGCCGCGCGGGGTGCCCTGCTCGTCGCCGGCATCCTGTTCAACGGCCTGGCCACCGCCCTCTACCTCGGCGCGCGGCTCGGTGCGGGGCCGCGGGACGGCCTGATGACCGGCTACGTCGCCCGCCACCCCGGCCGGTCGGTACGCCTGGTCCGAACGGTCATCGAGGTGACCGTGCTGTCGCTGGGCTGGCTGCTGGGCGGCACGGTGGGGGTCGGCACGGTCGCCTACGCGCTGGCCATCGGCCCGCTGGCCCAGGCGTTCCTGCCGTTGGTCACCGTCGCCCCGGCCGACTCGCCGGCCCGACCACTGACCGAGCCCGTGTGA
- a CDS encoding DUF2567 domain-containing protein, giving the protein MATEGPSGSGEPDRPVATEGPSASDGPGDSDGPVDPDGPPATDGLPVSDGPSGTDVRAALRRVAGVLVLLTVLGVPLGLLWAALAPGTPVIKTADGAVYAEAQPEQPIAADGWFSLLGLGFGVLVALGLWTLLRRHRGPLELLAGALGSLGAALVAWQLGRRIGLDTFQRLLVEAPVGRHFDKPADLRAGGIDQVLGVLPVPYGNLLLPAFAVAVTYTLLAGWSRWPSLRPEPVEVSWVPAGTPAPAAAPEPPAPDAAEPPRG; this is encoded by the coding sequence GTGGCCACCGAGGGACCGTCCGGGAGCGGTGAACCAGACCGTCCGGTGGCCACCGAGGGACCGTCGGCCAGCGACGGCCCGGGCGACTCCGACGGCCCAGTCGACCCCGATGGCCCGCCGGCCACCGATGGGTTGCCGGTCAGCGACGGACCGTCCGGCACCGACGTGCGCGCGGCGCTGCGCCGGGTGGCCGGCGTGCTCGTGCTGCTGACCGTGCTGGGCGTCCCGTTGGGGCTGCTCTGGGCGGCCCTCGCCCCCGGCACGCCGGTGATCAAGACCGCCGACGGGGCCGTCTACGCCGAGGCCCAGCCGGAACAGCCGATCGCGGCGGACGGCTGGTTCAGCCTTCTCGGCCTCGGCTTCGGGGTACTCGTCGCGCTCGGCCTGTGGACCCTGCTGCGCCGGCACCGGGGCCCGCTCGAGCTGCTCGCCGGGGCCCTCGGCAGCCTGGGCGCCGCCCTGGTGGCCTGGCAGCTCGGCCGGCGGATCGGGTTGGACACCTTCCAGCGGCTGCTGGTCGAGGCCCCCGTCGGGCGGCACTTCGACAAGCCGGCCGACCTGCGCGCCGGGGGCATCGACCAGGTTCTCGGGGTGCTGCCGGTGCCGTACGGCAACCTGCTGCTGCCGGCCTTCGCCGTCGCTGTGACGTACACCCTGCTGGCCGGCTGGTCGCGTTGGCCGTCGCTGCGCCCGGAGCCCGTCGAGGTCAGTTGGGTGCCGGCGGGGACCCCAGCTCCCGCAGCGGCACCGGAACCGCCCGCACCTGACGCAGCAGAGCCGCCTCGCGGTTGA
- a CDS encoding MinD/ParA family ATP-binding protein produces the protein MDGTETGWGRSAEPAPRWRALLDRARLGGRGGGEQAEVDGRDDEPFLPPEREPFLPPEPEPLPRRGGGNGYAGRARAMEPTYGGEPGYRSDPAYPAEPGYPGGSTYRADSGYRADSGHPGGTTYPAESKYPAEPKYPTDPAYPAEPAYRADSGYRADADAGYRSGSGYRADSGYRGGDQGPWGQREEATYRPAEPAYPAEPSYRTEPGYPTEPAYRAEPAYQPEPTYAAPAESAYAAPAEPAYQPGPSYPAEPAYRGEPPSPPAESRYALLEQYRHNPYASESRHAALESGYRQPEPDYPPPVARAAVPAVADRGYPAQLEWRPQAVESEQDRAAAILRRDFGTPRVLAFANPKGGVHKTTATVLAAATVGSVRGRGVLAWDDNELRGTLGLRAGSARHARTIRHLITDLASIEISQGPDLVEQLDDYLRHASDGSYDVLAGEESPRFAQKLDKYTVQRVLELLRRTHDVICVDTGNNVESPNWRAVMQAADQLVLTTVPREDAAFSADWMLDWLHEVGMGELADNAVTLLSCPNPERSPLLDDFQRHFATRTRAVAVVPYDPALETGSSIEYHQLQPETRQAWLRAASVMLEPFGR, from the coding sequence TTGGACGGCACCGAGACCGGTTGGGGTCGGTCGGCCGAACCAGCACCGCGCTGGCGTGCACTGCTCGACCGGGCTCGGCTCGGCGGCCGTGGCGGCGGGGAGCAGGCGGAGGTCGACGGGCGGGACGACGAACCGTTCCTGCCACCGGAACGGGAGCCCTTCCTACCGCCGGAACCGGAGCCGCTGCCCCGGCGGGGCGGTGGGAACGGCTACGCCGGACGGGCGCGGGCGATGGAGCCGACGTACGGCGGGGAGCCCGGATACCGGTCGGACCCGGCCTACCCGGCGGAGCCCGGTTACCCGGGCGGGTCGACGTACCGTGCCGACTCCGGCTACCGGGCCGACTCGGGGCACCCGGGCGGGACGACCTATCCGGCTGAATCGAAATATCCGGCTGAGCCGAAATACCCGACAGACCCGGCGTACCCGGCCGAACCAGCTTATCGCGCCGATTCGGGCTACCGGGCCGACGCCGACGCCGGCTACCGTTCCGGTTCCGGTTACCGCGCCGACTCCGGCTACCGCGGCGGAGATCAGGGTCCGTGGGGGCAGCGGGAGGAAGCGACCTACCGCCCGGCCGAGCCGGCCTACCCGGCGGAGCCCAGCTACCGGACGGAGCCGGGCTACCCCACCGAGCCGGCGTACCGGGCGGAACCGGCCTACCAGCCGGAGCCGACCTACGCGGCCCCGGCGGAGTCGGCCTACGCGGCCCCGGCGGAACCGGCCTACCAGCCGGGACCGAGCTATCCGGCCGAGCCGGCGTACCGGGGAGAGCCGCCGTCCCCGCCGGCGGAGTCCCGGTACGCGCTGCTGGAGCAGTACCGGCACAACCCTTACGCCAGCGAGAGCCGCCACGCGGCGCTGGAGAGCGGCTACCGTCAGCCGGAGCCCGACTACCCGCCGCCGGTGGCCCGAGCGGCGGTGCCCGCCGTCGCCGATCGCGGCTATCCGGCGCAGCTGGAGTGGCGTCCGCAGGCCGTCGAGAGCGAGCAGGACCGGGCGGCGGCGATCCTGCGGCGCGACTTCGGCACCCCCCGGGTGCTCGCCTTCGCCAACCCGAAGGGCGGGGTGCACAAGACCACCGCCACCGTGCTGGCCGCCGCGACGGTGGGCAGCGTCCGGGGCCGGGGTGTGCTGGCCTGGGACGACAACGAGTTGCGCGGCACCCTCGGGCTGCGCGCCGGTAGCGCGCGGCACGCCCGGACGATCCGACACCTGATCACCGACCTGGCCAGCATCGAGATCAGCCAGGGCCCCGACCTGGTGGAACAGCTCGACGACTACCTGCGGCACGCCTCCGACGGCTCGTACGACGTGCTGGCCGGCGAGGAGAGTCCCCGCTTCGCCCAGAAGCTCGACAAGTACACCGTCCAGCGGGTGCTCGAGCTGCTCCGCCGGACCCACGACGTGATCTGCGTGGACACCGGCAACAACGTGGAGAGCCCGAACTGGCGGGCGGTGATGCAGGCCGCCGACCAGCTCGTGCTGACCACGGTGCCCCGGGAGGACGCGGCGTTCAGCGCCGACTGGATGCTCGACTGGCTGCACGAGGTCGGCATGGGCGAGCTGGCCGACAACGCGGTCACCCTGCTCTCCTGCCCGAACCCGGAGCGCTCGCCGCTGCTGGACGACTTCCAGCGGCACTTCGCCACCCGGACCCGGGCGGTCGCCGTGGTGCCCTACGACCCGGCCCTGGAGACCGGCTCGTCGATCGAGTACCACCAGCTCCAGCCGGAGACCCGGCAGGCGTGGCTGCGCGCGGCCTCGGTGATGCTGGAGCCCTTCGGCCGGTGA
- the hisB gene encoding imidazoleglycerol-phosphate dehydratase HisB → MSRTARVERITKETKVLVEIDLDGTGAAEISTGVGFYDHMLHQIARHGGFDLTVRTVGDLEIDAHHTMEDTALALGAAFDQALGDKAGIRRYGSATVPMDEVLVRAAVDLSGRPYVVHDEPLLTPYIGPVYPTSMTRHIWESFGQAARITLHVDVLRAARPGGHPDAHHVVEAQFKAVSRALREATAIDPRSAGVVPSTKGAL, encoded by the coding sequence ATGAGCCGGACCGCCCGGGTGGAGCGGATCACCAAGGAGACCAAGGTCCTGGTCGAGATCGACCTGGACGGCACCGGCGCGGCGGAGATCAGCACCGGCGTCGGCTTCTACGACCACATGCTGCACCAGATCGCCCGGCACGGCGGCTTCGACCTCACCGTGCGAACCGTCGGTGACCTGGAGATCGACGCCCACCACACCATGGAGGACACCGCGCTGGCCCTCGGCGCCGCGTTCGACCAGGCCCTGGGGGACAAGGCCGGCATCCGCCGGTACGGCTCGGCGACCGTCCCGATGGACGAGGTGCTGGTCCGGGCGGCGGTCGACCTCTCCGGCCGGCCGTACGTGGTGCACGACGAGCCGCTGCTCACCCCGTACATCGGGCCGGTCTACCCGACCAGCATGACCCGGCACATCTGGGAGTCGTTCGGGCAGGCGGCCCGGATCACCCTGCACGTGGATGTACTCCGGGCGGCCCGTCCGGGCGGCCACCCGGACGCGCACCACGTGGTGGAGGCGCAGTTCAAGGCGGTCTCCCGGGCGTTGCGCGAGGCCACCGCGATCGACCCCCGCTCGGCGGGCGTGGTGCCGAGCACCAAGGGGGCGCTGTGA
- a CDS encoding RluA family pseudouridine synthase, translated as MRLDQAVARLFGLSRTAAATLVDAGDALVDGTVRANSHKVKAGSWLEVTLPAPAAPPTVVPQAVPGLRVVYADDDIVVVDKPVGVAAHPSPGWTGPTVIGGLAAIGHRISTSGAAERQGVVHRLDVGTTGIMVVAKSEQAYTVLKRAFKYREVEKRYHAVVQGHLDPLSGTIDAPIDRHPHHDYRWAVVSGGKPSITHYDTVEAFPAASLVDVRLETGRTHQIRVHFSTLRHPCVGDLTYGADPTLSARLGLSRQWLHARALSFLHPRTGDEVQFVSDYPDDLDCALGRLRD; from the coding sequence ATGCGTCTCGACCAGGCCGTGGCCCGGCTGTTCGGGCTCTCCCGCACCGCCGCCGCGACCCTGGTCGACGCGGGCGACGCCCTGGTCGACGGCACGGTCCGGGCGAACTCGCACAAGGTCAAGGCCGGCTCCTGGCTGGAGGTCACCCTGCCCGCCCCGGCCGCCCCGCCGACCGTGGTGCCGCAGGCGGTGCCGGGCCTGCGGGTGGTCTACGCCGACGACGACATCGTGGTGGTGGACAAGCCGGTGGGCGTGGCCGCCCATCCCAGCCCCGGCTGGACCGGCCCGACCGTGATCGGTGGGCTCGCCGCGATCGGACACCGGATCTCCACCAGCGGCGCGGCCGAGCGGCAGGGGGTGGTGCACCGGCTCGACGTGGGCACCACCGGGATCATGGTGGTGGCCAAGAGCGAGCAGGCGTACACCGTGCTGAAGCGGGCCTTCAAGTACCGCGAGGTCGAGAAGCGCTACCACGCGGTCGTGCAGGGCCACCTGGACCCACTGAGCGGCACCATCGACGCCCCCATCGACCGGCACCCGCACCACGACTACCGCTGGGCGGTGGTCTCCGGCGGCAAGCCGAGCATCACCCACTACGACACCGTCGAGGCGTTCCCCGCGGCCAGCCTGGTCGACGTCCGGCTGGAGACCGGCCGGACCCACCAGATCCGGGTGCACTTCTCCACGTTGCGCCACCCCTGCGTGGGCGATCTCACCTACGGTGCCGATCCCACCCTGTCGGCCCGGTTGGGCCTGTCCAGACAGTGGCTGCACGCCCGTGCGTTGAGCTTCCTGCACCCCCGAACGGGGGACGAGGTCCAGTTCGTCAGCGACTACCCTGACGATCTGGATTGCGCGCTGGGTCGCCTACGCGACTGA
- the hisH gene encoding imidazole glycerol phosphate synthase subunit HisH, with protein MSRVVVLDYGSGNLRSAERALQRAGADVTVTDDLAAAAAADGLVVPGVGAFAACMAGIEALGAGPVIADRVAAGRPVLGICVGMQVLFAHGEEHGVVTKGLGLLPGGVTRLAATRLPHMGWNTLRPPTDSTLFAGLPEESRFYFVHSYAVADVAALTAAGARVTTARHGDDFVAAVERGALSAAQFHPEKSADTGALLLRNWLATL; from the coding sequence GTGAGCCGCGTCGTGGTGCTCGACTACGGCTCGGGCAACCTGCGTTCCGCCGAGCGGGCGTTGCAGCGGGCCGGCGCCGACGTGACGGTCACCGACGACCTGGCCGCGGCAGCCGCCGCGGACGGGCTGGTGGTGCCGGGGGTGGGCGCCTTCGCCGCCTGCATGGCCGGGATCGAGGCGCTCGGCGCCGGCCCGGTGATCGCCGACCGGGTCGCCGCGGGGCGGCCGGTGCTCGGTATCTGCGTCGGCATGCAGGTGCTCTTCGCCCACGGCGAGGAGCACGGGGTGGTGACCAAGGGGCTCGGCCTGCTGCCGGGCGGGGTGACCCGGCTGGCCGCCACCCGGCTGCCGCACATGGGCTGGAACACGCTGCGCCCGCCGACAGACTCGACGCTCTTCGCCGGGCTGCCCGAGGAGAGCCGGTTCTACTTCGTCCACTCGTACGCGGTGGCCGACGTCGCGGCGCTGACCGCCGCCGGCGCCCGGGTGACCACCGCCCGGCACGGGGATGACTTCGTCGCCGCCGTGGAGCGGGGTGCGCTCTCGGCCGCCCAGTTCCACCCCGAGAAGTCCGCCGACACCGGTGCCCTGCTGTTGCGCAACTGGCTGGCCACGCTGTGA
- a CDS encoding TraR/DksA family transcriptional regulator → MAKPDTRTVGRKPTAKAPRSAAETEKIRAALAARRDELRAEYDHTLSEITELQRDRLTDSAGDDPADTGSRTFEREQEISLANSILERIAQVERALERLDEGGYGWCERCGNPIPVERLAAFPSATLCVTCKQLEERR, encoded by the coding sequence ATGGCGAAGCCAGACACCAGGACCGTCGGCCGGAAACCGACGGCGAAGGCCCCCCGCAGCGCCGCCGAGACCGAGAAGATCCGGGCGGCCCTGGCGGCCCGGCGTGACGAGTTGCGCGCCGAGTACGATCACACCCTGAGCGAGATCACCGAACTCCAGCGCGACCGGTTGACCGACTCGGCCGGCGACGATCCGGCCGACACCGGTTCCCGGACCTTCGAGCGGGAGCAGGAGATCTCCCTCGCCAACAGCATCCTGGAGCGGATCGCGCAGGTCGAGCGGGCACTGGAGCGACTCGACGAGGGCGGCTACGGCTGGTGCGAGCGGTGCGGCAACCCGATCCCGGTGGAGCGGCTCGCCGCCTTCCCGTCGGCCACCCTCTGCGTGACCTGCAAGCAGCTGGAGGAGCGGCGCTGA
- a CDS encoding LON peptidase substrate-binding domain-containing protein translates to MTARLPVFPLGTVLFPGLVLPLHIFEERYRALIRHLVTLPEGVPREFGVVAIRRGSEVAPPAPPDGSPPGLAGVTLFEVGCTAELRQVTELDDGGFDVVTVGRRRFRLAGVDEQAAPYLTADVEWLPEPAEPDEVTGLLAARVIAVFRQYLGLIRPDPEAIAEQLPDDPTVLSHLVAATAALTVADRQRLLAIDDTAGRLRAELRLLNREAALLRQVRAVPVPLRELGSPPAPN, encoded by the coding sequence GTGACCGCACGGCTACCGGTGTTCCCGCTCGGGACGGTGCTCTTTCCCGGACTGGTGTTGCCGCTGCACATCTTCGAGGAGCGGTACCGGGCGCTGATCCGCCACCTGGTCACCCTCCCCGAGGGCGTGCCCCGGGAATTCGGGGTGGTGGCGATCCGGCGGGGCTCCGAGGTGGCCCCGCCCGCCCCGCCCGACGGGTCACCGCCGGGGCTGGCCGGGGTGACGCTGTTCGAGGTGGGGTGCACGGCGGAGCTGCGGCAGGTCACCGAGCTGGACGACGGTGGCTTCGACGTGGTGACGGTGGGCCGACGGCGGTTCCGGCTGGCCGGGGTCGACGAGCAGGCCGCGCCGTACCTGACCGCCGACGTGGAGTGGCTGCCCGAGCCGGCGGAGCCCGACGAGGTCACCGGGCTGCTCGCCGCCCGGGTGATCGCGGTCTTCCGGCAGTACCTCGGGCTGATCCGGCCCGACCCGGAGGCGATCGCCGAGCAGTTGCCCGACGACCCGACGGTGCTCTCCCACCTGGTGGCGGCGACCGCCGCGCTGACCGTGGCCGACCGGCAACGGCTGCTCGCCATCGACGACACCGCCGGCCGGCTCCGCGCCGAACTACGGCTACTCAACCGCGAGGCGGCTCTGCTGCGTCAGGTGCGGGCGGTTCCGGTGCCGCTGCGGGAGCTGGGGTCCCCGCCGGCACCCAACTGA
- the priA gene encoding bifunctional 1-(5-phosphoribosyl)-5-((5-phosphoribosylamino)methylideneamino)imidazole-4-carboxamide isomerase/phosphoribosylanthranilate isomerase PriA, which yields MSLTLLPAVDVADGQAVRLVQGAAGSETTYGDPLEAALAWQHDGADWIHLVDLDAAFGRGSNAALLAEVVRRLDVKVELSGGIRDDASLRAALATGAARVNIGTAALEDPEWCDRVCGEYGDRVAIGLDVRGRTLAARGWTRDGGDLYEVLERLDKAGASRYVVTDITKDGTMRGPNLDLLREVCARTDAPVIASGGVSTLDDLRALATLEPIGVEGVIAGKALYAGAFTVAEALRVLVEPTGGR from the coding sequence TTGAGTCTGACCCTGCTGCCCGCCGTGGACGTCGCCGACGGGCAGGCCGTCCGTCTCGTGCAGGGCGCCGCCGGTAGCGAGACCACCTACGGCGACCCGCTGGAGGCGGCGCTGGCCTGGCAGCACGACGGCGCGGACTGGATCCACCTGGTGGACCTCGACGCGGCCTTCGGCCGGGGGTCGAACGCGGCCCTGCTCGCCGAGGTGGTGCGCCGGCTGGACGTGAAGGTGGAACTCTCCGGCGGGATCCGCGACGACGCGTCGCTGCGCGCCGCGCTGGCCACCGGGGCGGCCCGGGTCAACATCGGCACCGCCGCGCTGGAGGACCCCGAGTGGTGCGACCGGGTCTGCGGCGAGTACGGCGACCGGGTGGCGATCGGGTTGGACGTGCGGGGTCGTACCCTCGCGGCCCGGGGCTGGACCCGCGACGGCGGTGACCTCTACGAGGTGCTGGAGCGGCTGGACAAGGCCGGTGCGTCCCGGTACGTGGTCACCGACATCACCAAGGACGGCACCATGCGCGGGCCGAACCTGGACCTGCTGCGCGAGGTCTGCGCCCGTACCGACGCCCCGGTGATCGCCTCCGGGGGCGTCTCGACCCTGGACGACCTGCGCGCCCTGGCCACCCTCGAGCCGATCGGCGTGGAGGGGGTCATCGCCGGCAAGGCGCTGTATGCGGGCGCGTTCACCGTCGCCGAGGCGCTGCGCGTACTCGTCGAGCCCACCGGCGGGCGATAG